The following are encoded in a window of Microbacterium sp. LWO13-1.2 genomic DNA:
- a CDS encoding ester cyclase translates to MTKEQNKQMVVDFYAALERGDFDTAAAMCHEDFVFYSQVDSPRPGVRGFIEAEKKHLDCFEGFTMKVDTIAEGERVAAYVDFEGPQTQEFYGIAPSGRRLHMTMLNLFTVRDGKFIEKRAHYDRYDHMMQLSADPVSI, encoded by the coding sequence GGATTTCTACGCGGCGCTCGAGCGAGGTGACTTCGACACTGCAGCCGCCATGTGTCATGAGGACTTCGTGTTCTACAGCCAAGTGGACTCTCCGCGCCCGGGCGTACGGGGATTCATCGAAGCGGAGAAGAAGCACCTTGACTGTTTCGAAGGATTCACGATGAAGGTCGATACGATCGCGGAGGGTGAGAGGGTGGCCGCGTACGTCGATTTCGAGGGACCGCAGACGCAAGAGTTCTACGGCATCGCGCCCTCGGGTCGACGGCTGCACATGACCATGCTCAATCTCTTCACCGTCCGGGACGGCAAGTTCATCGAGAAGCGCGCACACTACGACCGTTACGACCACATGATGCAGCTCAGTGCCGATCCCGTGAGTATCTGA